The DNA region AATCAACCCCCGTATTGGATATCGATTCTTCCTGCGGCTCTGCAAGAGGATAACGGCTGGTCAACGCGACACCGATGATCTGATTGATTTTTTCACGGTAAATCGTCGAGTCTTGAATTGCTTGCAGAAGGGTATTCTCGGCAGTTCCGACTTGAATTCGAGTCGATAACACATCGATTTCGGTGGTAGCACCCAAGGCATACTTGGTTTCTGCTAACCGCAACAATTCTTTCCGTAATGCGATAGCACTGCGAGCTGCACGTACTAATTCGGAACTCGCAATCGACGTATTTATCGCCAACCGGAGGTTGTATGATAACTGCTGCTGTGATTGCGTAAGAATAATCGGTGACGCCTTCACGGCAAGCCGTGCATTATCCAAGGTGTAATATCGCGCTCCCCCTTCCCAGATCGGCAGGGATAACGAAACTCCGTATCCACTGGAACCACTGGTGGTGGAAGTTGGGCTATAATTTTTGTTCACTGAGTATCGACTGCTCAAAGTGATACCAGGTAAGAAATCGCCATAAGCACGATACAGAGTATACTTCGCTAAAATCTGTTCTTCCCAAGTTGAGCGATAGGTTGGACTTGTTTCCAACGCTTGTTTGAACAAGTCTTCATACGTCTGGGGGGTCTCCCGGTCGTAGCGTGGCGCGGCGATGCTAACGGTTACGCTCATCGCTGCTATTGCCGCGATAACGATAAACAATTTCATAAATCGTTGTGTGTGTGTGTGGCGTTTCATAGAATTCATATTTCCCGATTCAGCGAAGGAATGCCATTCGCTTGGTTCAACATGTTGGAGTAACTCGATGTTTGAAAGGTTGCAGTCCTCTGGTGATACGATGTCGCTGATATGACAATGAATCACTGTCACAAGATTAACAAACGGGGCGTAACTGGAACGCCCCGTTGCATCGATTAGACGACAAACATACCTATGATCTTGCTTGGAATCACGTTATTCACATCTCGCTAAAGCCTGCGCCGATCAATAAGAATATGGCAAAGATTCCTACCGATACCGAAATACCTTTATTCTTCGACCAACCATAGATTGCTGCGGTAACGATTCCTGTTGCTACGACTTGCCAGATGTAAATAATATCGAGTCCAGAAAGAATTGTATGAAGGAATCCTTCACTCCCTTCCGGCAACAATGCCGCAGGACCCAGCGGAATTTCAAATGTGTCGCGAAGAATCTGCATTGGCAGCCGGATAACCGAACCCGACACCGAGATGAGATTCACCCAAATCGTTGCGGCAAAAAGATGGGAAAATTTCGCCGAGCCTCCCATGATTAAATTTCCGATTAGCATCCAAACCAACGCAGAGAATGCTCCCATTATTGGAATACCGAGCGCTGCAAACAAAGGGGTCGAAACGCGCGATGCGGATAGTGCCATCTCGATAGCACGTTCCTGCTGATCGACAGACATTTGTGATTCTTGCTTGGCAAAAGAGGCGCGCGTCTTCTTCTCGATCATCTGCGACATCTGCGGCCAGATGATAAGCTGAGTGATCACCATAATCACTGCGCCGATGACGAAGGGAAACCACCAATTCGATTTTCGCTTTACCGTTTCCCCCACTTTGTAGGGGTCGCTAAACACCCAACCAGCAACCGTGACCAGACCGGGTAACGGCTGGGCGATGGTAAGATAATCCGGTTGTGATTGTTGATCCGAAATCGGTTGTTCCGGTTCCGGAGTTACGAATGGTTCTTGTTCATTCATTGGATTCGGATTGCTCATGACTCTCCTTTACCGCTTGTAGAAGACGTTCCACTTGTTTCTCGTCGAGTTGCTCGAGCGACTTTTTTCTGATGCGTTGTTCCGGTTCGCTTAGCAATCGTTCCCGGTTTTCGAGTAACCACACTTTCGCTGGTTCGTACTCATTGGGAATCACACCGTCGAGAATTGCTTCTTCGATTGCCGTCTTGATCATGCCAATCCGCGGGCCAAACGGAATTCCGCACAGTTCCGCGATTTCCTCACCACGCACCGGCGATTGAAAAGAAGATAAATGATCGCGCTTCTCGACCAAATCAAGACGTTGCAACATCGTTTGATAATTCTTTAAGTACTTTTCGACCCGCTTCGGATTCGCGCTCGTGATATCAGCACGACAAAGCTGTAACAGCGCTTCCAGCTCTTCGCCGGCTTCCACCCTAAGTCGCCGGATAGCACTGTCGGTCACGCCCTCTTGTGCTAACCGTACCGGCCGCATATGTAACCGGGTGATTTTTCCCACTCGTTTCGCTAACAAATTCGACAACCGCAACCGGCGAAACACTCGGTTGATCGATCGTACACCTAAGACCTCATGACCATAAAATGTCCAACCGATTTCCGGTAGGAATTTTTTCGTCTGTGGTTTGGCGATGTCGTGAAAGAGCGCACTCAACCGAACTGCAATATCATTCGACAATGTCGAAGCGTTTTCCAGCACTTGCAATGTGTGGGTGTACACATCCTTGTGGCTATGTTTTCCCCGCTGATCAACGCCGTGTAACTCAACAATCTCCGGTAAAATGTACGTTAGTACACCAGTGCGGAAAAGGACATCGATACCAAGATGGGGAAACGGAGCCGCCAAGGTCTGCAATAGTTCATCAGCTATCCGCTCAACATGGACTATTTCAATCCGAGCTGCGTTTTCGGTGATGCCGTTTTCCGTAACCGGATCGATAGAAAAGTTTAACTTGGCGACAAAGCGCGCTGCCCGCATCATCCGCAAGGGATCATCGGAGAAGGTTTTTCCGGGATCGAGTGGTGTCCGTAGAATCCCTTGCTCCAAATCGCGGACACCGCCAAAGGGGTCGAACAAAACACCATTTTCAGCGCCGTTTACACCCCACGCTAATGCGTTTACCGTGAAATCACGGCGGGCAGCGTCTTCTTCAAACGTCGAAGCCACCACATCTGGATTCCGGCTGTCGGATTGGTACGACTCGGTCCGAGCGGTAGCAAATTCAAACATCCACTCTTTCCAATCGACCCGCGCCGTACCGAAATGTCCATACTGATAGTGTCTGGCATGAGGGAAAATGGTTGCAACCAATTCAGCGAGTTTTAACGCGTCACCGGTTGTAACAAAATCCATTTCCGGTTTCGGGGGAACCGGCAACCGATTCGCCGCTTGCAGCAAACGGTCGCGTACGAAACCACCAACAACCCGGAGCGGCATTCCTTCGCGCTCGGCGAGGGCTGCAATACGTTGGAGCAATTCCTGCTCGTTCGGTGTGATAAAGGATAACATCAATCGAAAGATAGGGGTGATACGACTTGATTAAAAACCGCAGGATTCCGTACCAGAGAATTTGGACGAACACCAAACATTCAGCACGAGATAACTACTCAGACAGTTCCTGTTGCCAACGTTTTAAATCATCCCAATCTTTTTGCTTGCGGGAGCGGGTGGACTCCGAAAGCGGGAGGGCAAATGCGTCACGAATGTAAGTACGGGCAGCATCGCGGTCTCCGGTTTTCAAACTGATTTCCGCTAATCGGTGGTAGCAGCCGAATGCGTTGTAGTTGTTGCCTTGGGCGGGATCGGCTAAAACACTTGTCAGTATTTTCCGGTAATATTGTAATACAGCAGGATAGTCGTGGGCTGCCAGCGCTGCTTCCCCCGCTGCCCAAAGGAAACTGCGGGATGTGGGAAACTTTGCCAACCATTGCTCAGACAACTTTAACGCCTTTGCACCTTCCCCTTGATCGATGTAAATCCAGATCAGGGCAGTAGCGGCTCCTGCTTGGTTCAGTTTTGATTTATTGAGGGCGGTTTCGATGCGGGCGATGCCTTTCGCGCGGTTATCACCGGAAAACGGAAGGAAATTCAAACTACGGGAAGACCAATACTCATAACTTCCAATCCCAACTAAGGCATCGACATACTCGGGATCGCGGGCAATGACTTCTTCCAGATTCGATTTCATAGCAAGCGCATACTTTACGCTACGCAGCCACTTTCCTTCCCGCATCAGGACATTCGTCCGAAAGCCGTTAATTGTTCCCAGCGCGAAGTTTGCCGCGGTGGGTCGCAATCCAAGTTCCCGATTTGCTTTGCTTTCTGCCATCTCGCAAGCGTTATAAAACTTTGCGGCTAAGTCAAAGGATTCGTAATCGATTATCTGGGCATGAAATACCATCGCCCGTAGTGACCACGGTTCAAAGCCGCCAATCGTCTGTTCCAATGAATCAATCCGAGAGAAAGCCGTCTGATAGTTTTGCTCGACAACATCTTCAATGGCACGGCGTGAAATGTCTTCGATGTAAGTGGCATCGACCGCGGATGTGGAGGAAACGGTGAGAAGAACTGCGACCGATAATAGCAGAGGGTTGATGTTCATTACTCGAGGATTCTTCCCTCTTGATAGTATTTAAACCGGCAAAATCCTGCGCCAGTTGCTAAAGCAACTTGGTTCCCGAGCAATTGGATTTGGTAGACCGTCCAATGCGGTAATCCATCGGAGGGTTTGTATTGATGAATACGACCAGCAAACAACTCCATCGGATCATGGCGCTCTCTGCCCCGCGCATTACGGTCTAACCGGAACAATCCCCGGCTGGTACCAATCCAGACGATGCTGTCGGTTGGTGCTATCGAAAGGGTATAGCTGTTATCTAAATCATACTTATGCCACACCGCCCACTTCCCAGATGTGAGATCCAATGCCGCGACGCCTTCTCTGCCACCCAACCACACTTCATTTGCGGTTGCCGCAACGGTGTACCAATCGTCGGATGCAATGCCCTCAGGTCCATCGAGAAACACGATGGTTGAGTCGGTGTGAGTCATTTGGAAGAAACCGCGATTGGAAGCCCCATAGAGGGTATTGCCTGACACCACTAAATCCCGAACTTCCACCGGTTCACTGGGATTCCGCCAAATCGCACGCACTTTTTTATTTGAACTGATTTGATCAAGACCGGCATCAGTTCCCACGATAGCATTGCCGCCAAATATCACAATGGATAGTGCATTTTCGGAACCTAATCCTTCGGTCATGCCCACCCGCCGCCACGAGCGAGTATTCAACGAAGTGGCATAGACTGCGCCTTGTGAAGTCGCCATCCAGAACTCATCTCGATTGCCCGGCGCGATGCTGCGGATGTTGCCACTGGTCGCCGACATTCCGGTAAATTCCGGTTCCGACCACTCCCAGAGTTGGGTCGATTCGTCGAAGGAACTGAGGCCTTTGCTAAACCCTCCCAACAGCCATCCTTTTTTGGTTTTTGCCATCGCTTGCACGCCATTCTCGATAAGTCCCAAGCGATTCCATAGTAACGATTTGTTGTAGCGACTCCCTTGTAGTAAACCAACCCCCGATACAGCGAACCAAACGTCGCCGCGCTCGTCCTCGAGTTGACCCGATAGATAGTAGTATCGTTGATCGGGGCTTAAAACCCGTTTATCGGGCAGATACGACCACCCGAATGGCATGATGTAACGGGAAAGATTTATCGTAGAATCAACCGGAGCGGGAGAAGTGAATCGGGTTTTCTCATCGAGTTTTATCGAACCCTCGCCATCGCCACCGTTCTTGCTCCAAGTAAACCAAACCGGTTCCCGTATATAATTGCCCTGGGTGGTTCCCACGATGAGACGGTTATCGTTTGTCACCGCTATCGAACGGACTCCGCGTAAATCGAACGATTCCAAAAAGGAAGGAACGATGGTGTATGGAGCGCTCCATCTACGCTCGAACCGGTTCCAGTTCCAGACCCCATTTTCCGCAGCGACATAGAGTT from bacterium includes:
- a CDS encoding CCA tRNA nucleotidyltransferase, whose protein sequence is MLSFITPNEQELLQRIAALAEREGMPLRVVGGFVRDRLLQAANRLPVPPKPEMDFVTTGDALKLAELVATIFPHARHYQYGHFGTARVDWKEWMFEFATARTESYQSDSRNPDVVASTFEEDAARRDFTVNALAWGVNGAENGVLFDPFGGVRDLEQGILRTPLDPGKTFSDDPLRMMRAARFVAKLNFSIDPVTENGITENAARIEIVHVERIADELLQTLAAPFPHLGIDVLFRTGVLTYILPEIVELHGVDQRGKHSHKDVYTHTLQVLENASTLSNDIAVRLSALFHDIAKPQTKKFLPEIGWTFYGHEVLGVRSINRVFRRLRLSNLLAKRVGKITRLHMRPVRLAQEGVTDSAIRRLRVEAGEELEALLQLCRADITSANPKRVEKYLKNYQTMLQRLDLVEKRDHLSSFQSPVRGEEIAELCGIPFGPRIGMIKTAIEEAILDGVIPNEYEPAKVWLLENRERLLSEPEQRIRKKSLEQLDEKQVERLLQAVKESHEQSESNE
- a CDS encoding TolC family protein yields the protein MKRHTHTQRFMKLFIVIAAIAAMSVTVSIAAPRYDRETPQTYEDLFKQALETSPTYRSTWEEQILAKYTLYRAYGDFLPGITLSSRYSVNKNYSPTSTTSGSSGYGVSLSLPIWEGGARYYTLDNARLAVKASPIILTQSQQQLSYNLRLAINTSIASSELVRAARSAIALRKELLRLAETKYALGATTEIDVLSTRIQVGTAENTLLQAIQDSTIYREKINQIIGVALTSRYPLAEPQEESISNTGVDSLVNRALSSSPTSILAKLNYMNSLNNKKISDATWWPTLSLSAGYDYSETGANSKDWTIAPEGKSSSVGISLNYPLFTGFQRAETRERSKVELKQSKWTQNKTYEDLEQSVRENHSKYVRAKAQIVIAEANLDLAKRQRDMEQERYRVGSSTLLNVQNAQTAELDSEIELVKRKLEARTAKALLEYSVGSSLTR
- a CDS encoding YIP1 family protein: MSNPNPMNEQEPFVTPEPEQPISDQQSQPDYLTIAQPLPGLVTVAGWVFSDPYKVGETVKRKSNWWFPFVIGAVIMVITQLIIWPQMSQMIEKKTRASFAKQESQMSVDQQERAIEMALSASRVSTPLFAALGIPIMGAFSALVWMLIGNLIMGGSAKFSHLFAATIWVNLISVSGSVIRLPMQILRDTFEIPLGPAALLPEGSEGFLHTILSGLDIIYIWQVVATGIVTAAIYGWSKNKGISVSVGIFAIFLLIGAGFSEM